TTTATCATGTTTATCATGTTTATCATGTTTATCATGTTTATCATGTTTATTTATGGCAACCTCCATATCGTATTGGTACAATATGGAGGCGGCGCATATTATATCGTATGTACTGCAGTATATTGTTTTATTGCCATATTATTAGCAACACTGTCCGTGCGAAAGACACTAATTCTACCAAACTCAACATCGCCATTATTCAGACGGTATTTACAGAAGCAAGGCGCCAAACAGCGTGAAtaaaacattgaagccagtGACGATGTATGGGGCCTTATCAACAGGGCCGAGAGTCGAGACACCAGCGTTGTCAGACGACTTAGTGCCACCGCTGCCAGTGGGAGAGGCCTGGCCACCAGTGACGCTAGCGGTAGCGGTACCGCTGTCACCAGCATTCTGGGAACCATCGCCGTCAAGACCGAAACCAGGACCCTTACCTGCACCGCTCTTCATGTACTTCTGAGCCTGATCGGGGATCTGTGGGACGAGGCTGGGGTTGACTTGCCAGCCAGAATCGGAGGTAGGGCAGCTGACAGAGTGTGTGGTCGTAGCAGCACCGCCTAAGCCAGTGGGAGCAGGGTTGTTCTTCAGAGCAGACTTGAAAGCGGCATATTCGTCCATCTTGTCAACAGTGCCTCTGACTCCACCCTTGAGCGTCACAATACCATACTTGTTATCCTCGTACGAGTACTCGTACATCAGACCACCGGAGTAGACACCAGTCATCTCACTGTTCATCAAGGCTCCGATCTCCTCAAACTTGCGGGGGCGGTTGATAATACATCCGTACTCGGACAAGCTGCCAAATGACATCAGTTTATCATGGACTCCGAAGAAAGATGGAAATAGACAGCTTACAAGATAGCAATGCCGTAGTCAGTGAAGTTCTTAACCTTTTGgtcccagccagcctgctTGAAGTTCGAGTTGCACCACGAGTAGTCGTTGAAAGCGAAGAAGTCGGATCGCATGTCATCGGAGCCGCAGTTCATATACAGAGCGGTCTGCATTCGGTTCGAAGAGACATCGGCGGCGGAGTATCCAACGGGAACCTTGCGGAGACCGCGGGAGTTCATGTAGTTCTTCATGTCACGAGTAACAGCTTTGACATAGGGAGCTGCTTTGTTCGTATCCGTGTCGTCGTTGATGACCTCGTTgccggagaagaaggcgagaGTGTTGGGATAGGCAGCAAACATCTCGACAGTGGCGAAGACACTCTGGAGGTACTTGGCGTTGTATGAAGGACCTGGCTTGCTACGGTTGATGGAGAACTTGGGGTTGTTCACATCAAGAACGAGGTAAATGCCGGCATCCTGGAGGGCCCGCATGCACTTGTCGTGGTTCAGGGAGTTGTCGACTGCGTAAACGCGGATGGTATTGACGCCGAGGTCCTTGAAGTTGGGGATGTCGCGAAGACAGACATCAGTGTCGCCGAGAGGGTCCTCGTTGGCGGAAGAGCCGCCGGGCTGATAGTCAATGCCACGGATGTAGAATCGCTCATTGCCCTTCCAGAAGGCTGTAGTTCCAGTCAGCAGAGTTCATTGAGAAGTGAGATAAGATGGTAATGGACGATAAGACCAGTAACCCGCTCAATATAgcacgtccatgtcaagtGCGCCTGCAATAAAGAAAGGGAATCGGAAGCAGTCTTACCGTTGCCAGAAACTGTGATCGTAGGGAAGCTGGCACGCTTGGTGGGAGGTTCCTTTTCAGTGGGAGTAGGGGAGGCCGTGACCGCGCCAACGACAGCCAGGACCGAAGCAAAATTGAAG
This DNA window, taken from Pochonia chlamydosporia 170 chromosome Unknown PCv3seq00026, whole genome shotgun sequence, encodes the following:
- a CDS encoding 1,3-beta-glucanosyltransferase gel1 (similar to Verticillium alfalfae VaMs.102 XP_003008852.1); translation: MKGFNFASVLAVVGAVTASPTPTEKEPPTKRASFPTITVSGNAFWKGNERFYIRGIDYQPGGSSANEDPLGDTDVCLRDIPNFKDLGVNTIRVYAVDNSLNHDKCMRALQDAGIYLVLDVNNPKFSINRSKPGPSYNAKYLQSVFATVEMFAAYPNTLAFFSGNEVINDDTDTNKAAPYVKAVTRDMKNYMNSRGLRKVPVGYSAADVSSNRMQTALYMNCGSDDMRSDFFAFNDYSWCNSNFKQAGWDQKVKNFTDYGIAIFLSEYGCIINRPRKFEEIGALMNSEMTGVYSGGLMYEYSYEDNKYGIVTLKGGVRGTVDKMDEYAAFKSALKNNPAPTGLGGAATTTHSVSCPTSDSGWQVNPSLVPQIPDQAQKYMKSGAGKGPGFGLDGDGSQNAGDSGTATASVTGGQASPTGSGGTKSSDNAGVSTLGPVDKAPYIVTGFNVLFTLFGALLL